The stretch of DNA TCTACGCTGGACAATTGGGAGGCCGAAATTGCCAAATGGTGTCCAAGCCTGGTGGTGGAAAAGTATCATGGCTCGCAGGATGAGCGTCGAAGAATGCGTGTACGCTTTGCCAAGGATGGTTTTACCGGTTTCGATGTGCTGCTCACTACGTAAGTCTTATTTGATAGAAATTGTCTATGTCATTGTGTGCTTCATGTCTGCTCATGCTCAGCTACCATATAGTTGGATCCACGCCCGAGGAACGCAAGATGTTTCGCGTCTGCCGTCTGCACTATGTGATATTCGATGAGGCGCACATGCTTAAAAATATGACAACGCAACGCTATGTTAATCTAATTACCATTAATGCGGGCATGCGGATATTGCTCACAGGCACGCCGCTGCAGAACAATTTGCTTGAATTGATATCCTTGCTGTGCTTCGTCATGCCTAAATTCTTTGCCAAAAGCGTGGAGGATATCAAGAGTTTGTTTGTCAAGGTAATTTCGAAACTGTTGTGTATGTAATTGGTGCTCAAAAGATTTTCTTATCGTTTTGCAGAAAAGCAAGGGAGATGGCGATACAGCGGAGGTGTCACAATTTCAAGAAACGCAAATCACAAGAGCCAAACGCATTATGAAGCCTTTTGTCTTAAGGCGACTCAAAAAGGATGTGCTTAACAATCTGCCCGCCAAACACAGTTATGTGGTACGAAAACCAAAATGTTACCTAACCTATTTAAATTCGCTTAAATGTGAAATTATCTTTAGGAAAAAGTCCCCATGAGCACTGCACAGAAACAATACTACAAGGAGCTGGTTGACTACTATTCCAACAACAAAGGTGAAATCTGCGGCAGCAATGAGCGTGCTGGCATTACTATTATGATGGAAATGCGTCGCATAGCTAATCATCCATTGTTGATGCGTCACTATTTCGATGATCAGCAGCTGCGAGGCTTTGCCAAGCGATTGGCCAGCTCCAGTTCCTACAAGAAAACCAACgaacaatatatatttgaagaCTTAGCGCCCATGTCCGACTTCCAGATCTATCAGCTATGCAACAAATACGtaagttttctatttttttacTATACACTAAACTGTCAATGTTGATTGATTGTCTGCTGATTTAGGAAATGTACGATGTCAAGATTCCGGATCATTTAATATGCGATTCGggtaaatttttatatttggatGGGCTGCTGCCTAAACTGAAATCGGAGGGTCATCGTGTGCTGATCTTTAGTCAATTTACCATGATGCTGGATGTTGTGGAGGTGTATTTGAAAATACGCAAGCATGGCTATTGTCGCTTGGATGGCGCAACGGCTGTCAAGGAGCGACAGGATCTGATTACAGACTTTAATGTTGATGACAACATATTTGTATTCCTGTTGTCCACTAAGGCTGGCGGAGTGGGCATCAATTTAACTGCAGCAGATACATGCATTATACACGATATTGATTTTAATCCCTACAATGACAAGCAGGCCGAGGATCGCTGCCATCGTATGGGTCAAAGTCGTCCAGTTAGCATATATCGTTTGATATCAGAGAGTAGCATTGAGGAGGGCATTTTGATGGCTGCCGAAGAGAAGCTAAAACTAGAAAA from Drosophila busckii strain San Diego stock center, stock number 13000-0081.31 unplaced genomic scaffold, ASM1175060v1 hic_scaffold_30, whole genome shotgun sequence encodes:
- the LOC108596546 gene encoding SWI/SNF-related matrix-associated actin-dependent regulator of chromatin subfamily A containing DEAD/H box 1 homolog isoform X1 produces the protein MSESQMPSVSKSSLDDLRQFRINKNASSIERVPGKKRILVMADSDSDGADSKTPKKAKLVLSVKEKEERYMAAAKIMPQYDTMVIQDSLSRHNWDVAAAIKFVRENCKPKSQKHISNCKTHAKTSGNYSDYDNSEDDDVKQSKDQVYDSDDSDTEMSTKMTGQRKKVFEFMNNASIIELQSVKTLSEKKATIIVEIRPFDDWADLRQKLESNRLSADLLNNAQDLINKQNTVANILTKCNSMVARLETAISNGAGIVEQPRILNNSMHLADYQLIGLNWLTVMHKQEMNGILADEMGLGKTIQVIAFLAYLKENGLSKAAHLIVVPSSTLDNWEAEIAKWCPSLVVEKYHGSQDERRRMRVRFAKDGFTGFDVLLTTYHIVGSTPEERKMFRVCRLHYVIFDEAHMLKNMTTQRYVNLITINAGMRILLTGTPLQNNLLELISLLCFVMPKFFAKSVEDIKSLFVKKSKGDGDTAEVSQFQETQITRAKRIMKPFVLRRLKKDVLNNLPAKHSYVEKVPMSTAQKQYYKELVDYYSNNKGEICGSNERAGITIMMEMRRIANHPLLMRHYFDDQQLRGFAKRLASSSSYKKTNEQYIFEDLAPMSDFQIYQLCNKYEMYDVKIPDHLICDSGKFLYLDGLLPKLKSEGHRVLIFSQFTMMLDVVEVYLKIRKHGYCRLDGATAVKERQDLITDFNVDDNIFVFLLSTKAGGVGINLTAADTCIIHDIDFNPYNDKQAEDRCHRMGQSRPVSIYRLISESSIEEGILMAAEEKLKLEKDITSSENGEVQEQRCVVKLLTMALGLDKEEEERLNNSLNNSIGTPSKNSI
- the LOC108596546 gene encoding SWI/SNF-related matrix-associated actin-dependent regulator of chromatin subfamily A containing DEAD/H box 1 homolog isoform X2 — its product is MASQIVIQDSLSRHNWDVAAAIKFVRENCKPKSQKHISNCKTHAKTSGNYSDYDNSEDDDVKQSKDQVYDSDDSDTEMSTKMTGQRKKVFEFMNNASIIELQSVKTLSEKKATIIVEIRPFDDWADLRQKLESNRLSADLLNNAQDLINKQNTVANILTKCNSMVARLETAISNGAGIVEQPRILNNSMHLADYQLIGLNWLTVMHKQEMNGILADEMGLGKTIQVIAFLAYLKENGLSKAAHLIVVPSSTLDNWEAEIAKWCPSLVVEKYHGSQDERRRMRVRFAKDGFTGFDVLLTTYHIVGSTPEERKMFRVCRLHYVIFDEAHMLKNMTTQRYVNLITINAGMRILLTGTPLQNNLLELISLLCFVMPKFFAKSVEDIKSLFVKKSKGDGDTAEVSQFQETQITRAKRIMKPFVLRRLKKDVLNNLPAKHSYVEKVPMSTAQKQYYKELVDYYSNNKGEICGSNERAGITIMMEMRRIANHPLLMRHYFDDQQLRGFAKRLASSSSYKKTNEQYIFEDLAPMSDFQIYQLCNKYEMYDVKIPDHLICDSGKFLYLDGLLPKLKSEGHRVLIFSQFTMMLDVVEVYLKIRKHGYCRLDGATAVKERQDLITDFNVDDNIFVFLLSTKAGGVGINLTAADTCIIHDIDFNPYNDKQAEDRCHRMGQSRPVSIYRLISESSIEEGILMAAEEKLKLEKDITSSENGEVQEQRCVVKLLTMALGLDKEEEERLNNSLNNSIGTPSKNSI